A stretch of the Neisseria sp. DTU_2020_1000833_1_SI_GRL_NUU_006 genome encodes the following:
- a CDS encoding DUF2868 domain-containing protein gives MLNPSRKLAELVRILEEGGYIFAGDPVQATEALRHVEGGVEGKIIRRAEMIDRDRRLRHTLEQVQTGSFWLWVVAATVMFSTGFSGTYLLMDSQGLNFFLILAGVLGMNTLMLAVWLATLFLRVKVGRFFSSPATWFRGKDPVNQAVFRLYADEWRQPSARWIAGATSHSLWLCTLSGMLVSVLLLLLVRQYTFNWESTLLTNAASVRAVEMLAWLPSKLGFPAPDARAVVEGRLNGNIADARAWSGLLVGSIACYGILPRLLAWVVCKIFLKTSQSKLDLEKPYYQAVIRRWQNKIVDADTRRETVSAVSPKITLNDAPKWAVMLETEWHEGTWFAGRLAQEWLDKGVAANREEVAALETELKQKPAQLLIGVRAETVPDRGVLRQIVRLSEAAQGGAVVQLLTERALSDDLSETLDHWRNALAECDVAWLEPDKAAQEGRLKSQ, from the coding sequence ATGTTGAACCCATCCCGAAAACTCGCCGAACTTGTCCGTATTTTGGAAGAGGGCGGCTATATTTTTGCCGGCGATCCCGTGCAGGCGACGGAGGCGTTGCGTCATGTCGAGGGCGGTGTGGAAGGAAAAATCATCCGCCGCGCGGAGATGATAGACAGAGACCGCCGGCTTCGGCATACCTTGGAACAAGTGCAGACCGGGTCGTTTTGGCTGTGGGTCGTGGCGGCGACGGTGATGTTCAGTACCGGATTTTCCGGCACTTACCTTTTGATGGACAGCCAAGGGCTAAATTTTTTCCTGATTTTGGCGGGTGTGTTGGGCATGAATACGCTGATGTTGGCGGTATGGCTGGCAACGTTGTTCCTGCGCGTGAAAGTAGGGCGGTTTTTCAGCAGTCCCGCGACGTGGTTTCGGGGTAAAGACCCCGTCAATCAGGCGGTGTTCCGGCTGTATGCGGACGAATGGCGGCAGCCTTCGGCGCGTTGGATCGCCGGCGCGACTTCGCACAGTCTATGGCTCTGCACCCTGAGCGGGATGCTGGTGTCGGTATTGCTGCTGCTTTTGGTGCGCCAATATACGTTCAACTGGGAAAGCACGCTGTTGACCAATGCCGCTTCGGTACGCGCGGTGGAGATGCTGGCATGGCTGCCGTCGAAACTCGGTTTCCCCGCCCCGGACGCGCGGGCGGTGGTCGAAGGTCGTCTGAACGGCAACATCGCCGATGCGCGCGCGTGGTCGGGCTTGTTGGTCGGCAGCATTGCCTGCTACGGCATCCTGCCGCGCCTGCTGGCTTGGGTGGTGTGCAAAATCTTTTTAAAAACAAGCCAAAGCAAGCTGGATTTGGAGAAGCCTTATTATCAGGCGGTCATCCGCCGTTGGCAGAATAAAATCGTCGATGCGGATACGCGTCGGGAAACCGTGTCCGCCGTTTCCCCGAAAATCACCTTAAACGACGCGCCCAAGTGGGCAGTCATGCTGGAAACCGAATGGCACGAAGGCACATGGTTTGCGGGCAGGCTGGCGCAGGAATGGCTGGATAAAGGCGTGGCGGCGAATCGGGAAGAGGTTGCCGCTTTGGAAACGGAATTGAAACAGAAACCCGCCCAGCTCCTCATCGGTGTGCGCGCGGAAACCGTCCCCGACCGCGGCGTGTTGCGGCAGATTGTCCGACTCTCGGAAGCAGCGCAGGGCGGGGCGGTGGTGCAGCTTTTGACGGAACGGGCGCTTTCAGACGACCTGTCCGAAACATTGGACCACTGGCGCAACGCGTTGGCAGAGTGCGACGTGGCATGGCTGGAACCTGACAAGGCGGCGCAGGAAGGTCGTCTGAAAAGCCAATAA
- a CDS encoding winged helix-turn-helix transcriptional regulator, which yields MKELDKTDLKILKFLQQNARIPMTELAEKVGLSTTPVTERVKRLERDNFITGYHARLNPNLLGKGLLIFVELKLRSKSGNIFEDFRREVMRIPQILECHLVSGEYDYLIKVRLPDMSAYRDMLGNILLHLPAAAESRSYVVMEEVKEETVLDLD from the coding sequence ATGAAAGAACTGGATAAAACCGATCTGAAAATTTTAAAATTTCTGCAACAAAACGCCCGGATACCGATGACGGAGCTGGCGGAGAAAGTGGGGCTTTCGACTACGCCTGTTACCGAGCGCGTCAAACGGCTGGAGCGCGATAATTTCATTACCGGCTATCACGCCCGCCTCAATCCGAATTTATTGGGCAAAGGATTGTTGATTTTTGTCGAATTGAAGCTGCGTTCGAAGTCAGGCAATATTTTTGAAGATTTTCGTCGGGAAGTCATGAGGATTCCGCAAATTTTGGAATGCCACTTGGTATCGGGCGAATACGATTATCTGATTAAAGTCCGCCTGCCCGATATGTCGGCCTATCGAGATATGTTGGGCAATATTTTACTGCACCTGCCTGCCGCGGCGGAAAGCCGAAGTTATGTGGTGATGGAGGAAGTAAAAGAAGAAACGGTATTGGATTTGGATTGA
- a CDS encoding D-amino acid dehydrogenase: MKLIVLGAGIAGVSTAWYLASEGHDVTVIDRADDVAMETSFANAGQLSYGYTTPWAAPGIPLKALKWMFKQHSPLIFQPDGSLFQIRWLKQMLDNCTAERYQINKERMVRISEYSREMFRLFKEQENIDFEGRNKGTLQIFRTQKEVAAAEKDIAVLERYGVPLRRLKPEECLEFEPALHHALPKIAGGLHLPADATGDCRLFTRKLRDLCIQKGVRFEFGHHIRRIIHDRCRITAVETDQGQFEADAFVCALGCFSRTVLEDLGWDLPIYPVKGYSLTLPVVHDEKAPVSTVLDETYKVAITRFDKRIRVGGMAELSGYGLHLSEKRRATLALVVNDLFPGGGDLQQAEFWSGLRPMTPDSTPLIGKTPLENLFLNTGHGTLGWTMSLGSAKLAADIVCGKETEIRSDDLGLSRYTKV, from the coding sequence ATGAAGCTGATTGTTTTGGGCGCAGGTATCGCCGGAGTTTCAACCGCATGGTATTTGGCTTCCGAAGGGCATGACGTAACCGTCATCGACCGCGCCGACGATGTGGCAATGGAAACCAGCTTTGCCAATGCCGGGCAGCTCTCTTACGGCTACACCACGCCTTGGGCGGCTCCGGGTATTCCGCTCAAGGCCTTGAAGTGGATGTTCAAGCAACACTCGCCCTTAATTTTTCAACCCGACGGAAGCCTGTTTCAAATCCGCTGGCTCAAACAAATGCTGGACAACTGTACGGCGGAGCGTTATCAAATCAATAAAGAGAGGATGGTTCGGATTTCGGAATACAGCCGTGAAATGTTCCGTCTTTTTAAAGAACAGGAAAACATTGATTTTGAAGGTAGGAACAAGGGGACTTTGCAAATCTTCCGCACGCAAAAAGAAGTTGCCGCTGCTGAAAAAGACATTGCCGTTTTAGAACGTTACGGCGTTCCCCTACGTCGTCTGAAACCTGAAGAATGCTTGGAATTCGAACCCGCGCTACACCATGCTTTACCTAAAATCGCAGGCGGATTGCACCTTCCTGCCGATGCCACCGGCGATTGCCGTCTGTTTACCCGAAAACTGCGCGATTTGTGCATACAGAAAGGCGTGCGTTTTGAATTCGGACATCACATACGTCGCATCATACACGACCGATGCCGCATTACTGCCGTTGAAACCGACCAAGGACAGTTTGAGGCAGACGCATTCGTATGCGCCTTAGGCTGTTTCAGCAGAACGGTTTTGGAGGATTTGGGCTGGGATTTGCCGATTTATCCGGTAAAAGGCTATTCATTGACCCTCCCTGTCGTTCATGATGAAAAAGCGCCGGTTTCCACCGTTCTTGATGAAACATACAAAGTTGCCATCACCCGCTTCGACAAACGCATCCGCGTCGGCGGTATGGCGGAGTTGTCAGGTTACGGATTGCATTTATCCGAAAAACGCCGTGCTACTTTGGCATTGGTCGTCAACGACCTTTTCCCGGGCGGCGGAGATTTGCAGCAGGCGGAATTTTGGAGCGGGTTACGGCCGATGACGCCAGACAGCACGCCGCTTATCGGCAAAACACCATTGGAAAACCTGTTTTTGAACACAGGACACGGGACTTTGGGTTGGACCATGTCGCTCGGCTCTGCCAAACTGGCCGCCGATATAGTCTGCGGTAAGGAAACCGAAATCCGCAGCGATGATTTGGGTTTGTCTCGTTACACGAAAGTTTGA
- a CDS encoding polyamine aminopropyltransferase: MTANRTLIISVFIVASCGLAYELIIAALASYLLGDSILQFSSVIGLYLFSMGIGAHLTRYIKDEDVLHRFIEIELLVGIIGGISALALFVAFGLSAAPFRTLLYAFVLIVGAVVGMEIPLVMRVLNRKGAEFKELVSKVLTFDYLGALAVSLLFPLLLAPKLGMARSALLFGILNAAVAYLTARVFKAELPRYRAIRLHALIVLSVLAAAFAYADRISFKAEQSYFGDPVVYQSHSPYQRLVVTRWKDDTRLYINGNLQFSSRDEARYHEALVLPAMQMVQNASRILILGGGDGLAAREVLKYPQVKHVTLVDLDPDMTATFKTSATLSALNQGSLSHPKMHVVNDDAAKWLEGSSEKFDVIIIDLPDPSNFSLGKLYSVPMYRLVARHLHPQGKIVVQSTSPYFAPNAYWSVVSTLEAAGLSTAPYHVYVPSFGEWGFVLAGFDKQFPVPQKFDVPTRYLNAQTAAEMFRFPPDMARRKVEPNYLNNQILVSYFESDWRNVIR, from the coding sequence ATGACCGCCAACCGCACCCTCATCATCTCCGTCTTCATCGTCGCCAGTTGCGGCCTCGCCTACGAACTCATCATCGCCGCGTTGGCGAGCTATCTTTTGGGCGACAGCATTTTGCAGTTTTCCTCCGTCATCGGACTTTATCTTTTCTCGATGGGCATAGGCGCGCACCTGACCCGCTACATCAAAGACGAAGACGTGTTGCACCGCTTCATCGAAATCGAACTTTTGGTCGGCATCATCGGCGGCATTTCCGCACTGGCCTTGTTCGTCGCCTTCGGGCTTTCCGCCGCCCCGTTCCGCACCCTGCTCTACGCCTTCGTGTTGATTGTCGGCGCAGTCGTCGGCATGGAAATCCCGTTGGTGATGCGCGTGTTAAACCGCAAAGGCGCAGAGTTTAAAGAACTCGTTTCCAAAGTCCTGACCTTCGACTATTTGGGCGCACTCGCCGTTTCCTTGCTCTTTCCGCTTCTCCTCGCCCCCAAACTCGGCATGGCGCGTTCCGCCCTCTTGTTCGGCATCCTCAACGCCGCCGTCGCCTACCTGACCGCACGCGTATTCAAAGCCGAACTGCCCCGCTACCGCGCCATCCGCCTGCACGCGCTGATTGTCTTGTCCGTCCTCGCCGCCGCTTTCGCCTACGCCGACCGCATCTCCTTCAAAGCCGAACAAAGCTATTTCGGCGACCCCGTCGTCTATCAAAGCCACTCGCCCTACCAACGGCTCGTCGTGACCCGCTGGAAAGACGACACCCGCCTCTACATCAACGGCAACCTGCAATTCTCCTCGCGCGACGAAGCCCGTTACCACGAAGCCCTCGTCCTGCCCGCCATGCAGATGGTTCAAAACGCCTCCCGCATCCTCATCCTCGGCGGCGGCGACGGATTGGCGGCGCGCGAAGTCTTGAAATACCCGCAGGTCAAACACGTTACCCTAGTCGATTTAGACCCCGACATGACCGCCACCTTTAAAACCTCCGCCACCTTAAGCGCGCTCAACCAAGGCTCGCTGTCCCACCCCAAAATGCACGTCGTCAACGACGATGCCGCCAAATGGCTGGAGGGGTCGTCTGAAAAATTCGACGTCATCATCATCGACCTGCCCGACCCGTCCAACTTCTCACTGGGCAAACTCTACTCCGTCCCCATGTACCGCCTCGTCGCCCGCCATCTTCATCCGCAGGGCAAAATCGTCGTCCAATCCACCTCGCCCTACTTCGCCCCCAACGCCTACTGGTCGGTCGTCTCCACCCTCGAAGCCGCCGGCCTTTCCACCGCCCCATATCACGTTTACGTCCCCTCCTTCGGCGAATGGGGATTTGTGTTGGCAGGCTTCGATAAACAATTCCCCGTCCCGCAGAAATTCGACGTCCCTACGCGTTATCTGAACGCCCAAACCGCCGCCGAAATGTTCCGCTTCCCGCCGGACATGGCAAGGCGCAAGGTTGAGCCGAACTATCTGAACAACCAAATCCTCGTCAGCTATTTCGAAAGCGACTGGCGCAACGTCATCCGTTGA
- a CDS encoding DUF3482 domain-containing protein: protein MNNQPLSLAVVGHTNTGKTSLLRTLLRDSGFGEVKNAPSTTRHVEEAAITDGADTLLYLYDTPGLEDAGGVLDWLETHTDARADGIERLQKFLDSHGAHHDFNQEAKVLRQLLQSDMALYVIDAREPVLDKYRDELTILSWCAKPVMPVFNFTGGQLPEAWTTMLARRNLHVFAGFDTVAFDFEGELNLWNKLATMLPQHDIIDRLTASRRREWTRLDKEARHEIAGFLLDVAAFTQEIDENDDPAPVLQTMQAEIRQLERQMQQRLFALYRFYHSEIDGGDWVPKAFHQDPFDSELLKQYGIRTGTGAATGALIGLGLDIATLGGSLGLGTAIGGFLGGILPNTRTISDKLTGRQTLHTDPETLTLLAARALDLLHILQTRGHAAQSQVELHSRKAPWTPDKLPSELNKARSRWKWSSLNTHLPETSRAEREEYTESLSRKLGG, encoded by the coding sequence ATGAACAACCAACCCCTTTCCCTCGCCGTCGTCGGGCACACCAATACCGGCAAAACCTCGCTCCTGCGCACCCTGTTGCGCGACAGCGGGTTCGGCGAAGTCAAAAACGCCCCGTCCACCACGCGTCATGTCGAAGAAGCCGCGATTACCGACGGCGCCGACACGCTGCTGTACCTGTACGATACGCCCGGGCTCGAAGACGCGGGCGGCGTTTTGGATTGGCTGGAAACCCATACGGATGCACGCGCCGACGGCATTGAGCGGCTGCAAAAGTTCCTCGACAGCCACGGCGCGCATCACGATTTCAACCAAGAAGCCAAAGTGCTGCGGCAGCTTTTGCAAAGCGATATGGCGTTGTACGTCATCGACGCGCGCGAACCCGTACTCGACAAATATCGGGACGAATTGACCATTCTGTCATGGTGCGCCAAACCGGTCATGCCCGTGTTCAACTTTACCGGCGGACAGCTTCCCGAAGCGTGGACGACCATGCTGGCGCGCCGCAATCTCCACGTTTTCGCAGGGTTCGACACCGTCGCCTTCGATTTTGAAGGCGAATTGAACCTCTGGAACAAGCTTGCCACCATGCTGCCGCAGCATGACATCATCGACCGCCTGACCGCTTCCCGCCGCCGCGAATGGACGCGTCTGGACAAAGAAGCGCGCCACGAAATCGCAGGTTTCCTGCTCGATGTGGCAGCCTTCACACAGGAAATCGACGAAAACGACGACCCCGCGCCCGTCCTGCAAACCATGCAGGCAGAAATCCGCCAGCTCGAACGACAGATGCAGCAGCGGCTGTTTGCCCTCTACCGCTTCTACCACAGCGAAATCGACGGCGGCGACTGGGTGCCCAAAGCCTTCCATCAAGATCCGTTCGACAGCGAGTTACTCAAACAATACGGCATCCGTACCGGCACGGGCGCGGCAACCGGCGCACTCATCGGCTTGGGGCTGGACATCGCCACGCTCGGCGGTTCGCTCGGATTGGGTACGGCAATCGGCGGTTTTTTGGGCGGTATCCTGCCCAATACCCGCACCATTTCCGACAAGCTCACCGGTCGCCAAACCCTGCACACCGACCCCGAAACCCTGACCCTGCTCGCCGCCCGCGCCCTCGATTTGCTCCACATCCTGCAAACGCGTGGCCATGCGGCGCAATCGCAAGTCGAGTTGCACAGCCGCAAAGCGCCCTGGACGCCGGACAAACTCCCGTCCGAACTCAACAAAGCGCGCAGCAGGTGGAAATGGTCGTCCCTCAACACCCACCTCCCCGAAACCAGCCGCGCCGAGCGCGAGGAATATACGGAAAGTTTGAGCCGGAAATTGGGCGGATAA
- the cysI gene encoding assimilatory sulfite reductase (NADPH) hemoprotein subunit, which translates to MTTTADPRAKLPDTPLSGNEALKDRSDYLHGTIKDDLTDDFTGGFTADNFQLIRFHGMYEQDNRDIRAERTDQKLEPLKNMMLRCRLPGGIITPAQWLGIDEFAGDHTIYGSIRLTNRQTFQYHGILKTDLKLAHQSLHKLGLDSIATASDVNRNVLCTSNPVQSPLHQEAYEWAKRISMHLLPRTMAYADVWLDGEKVFTTEPTEPRNKEIADDVEPILGKTYLPRKFKTAVVIPPDNDVDIHSNDLGFVAIEENGKLVGFNVLVGGGLSSEHGNTKTYPNTSYEFGFVPLEYTLNAAEAVVSTQRDWGNRSDRKAARTRYTLQRVGVEVFKEEVERRMGIKFEPIRPYAFTHRGDHIGWVKGLEGNWHLTLFIENGRLLDYPGRPLKTGVREIAKIHPGDFRLTANQNLVVANVPPELKDTIDKIAKEHGLISKSITIQRENSMACVALPTCPLAMAEAERFLPSFSDKIDEMFAKYGLEDEYIVLRVTGCPNGCGRAMLAEIGLVGKAVGRYNLYAGGNREGTRIPRLFKENITEPEILEIVDGWVGNWAQNRLDDEGFGDFAIRTGIVKPVLDPPRDFWV; encoded by the coding sequence ATGACGACCACCGCCGACCCGCGCGCCAAGCTGCCCGACACCCCGCTTTCCGGCAACGAAGCCCTGAAAGACCGCAGCGACTATCTGCACGGTACCATCAAAGACGATTTGACCGATGACTTTACCGGCGGCTTTACCGCCGACAATTTCCAGCTCATCCGCTTCCACGGTATGTACGAGCAGGACAACCGCGACATCCGTGCCGAGCGTACCGACCAAAAACTCGAACCCCTAAAAAACATGATGTTGCGCTGCCGCTTGCCCGGCGGCATCATCACACCGGCGCAGTGGCTGGGCATAGACGAATTTGCCGGCGACCACACTATTTACGGCTCCATCCGCCTGACCAACCGCCAAACCTTCCAATACCACGGCATTTTAAAAACCGATTTGAAGCTGGCGCACCAGTCCCTGCATAAACTCGGCCTCGATTCCATCGCCACCGCCAGCGACGTCAACCGCAACGTACTCTGCACCAGCAATCCCGTTCAAAGCCCGTTGCACCAAGAAGCCTACGAATGGGCGAAACGCATCAGTATGCACCTCCTGCCGCGCACTATGGCATACGCCGATGTCTGGCTGGACGGAGAAAAAGTGTTCACCACCGAACCGACCGAACCGCGCAACAAAGAAATCGCCGACGACGTCGAGCCCATTCTCGGCAAAACCTACCTGCCGCGCAAATTCAAAACCGCCGTCGTCATCCCGCCCGACAACGATGTAGACATCCATTCCAATGATTTAGGCTTCGTCGCCATCGAAGAAAACGGCAAACTTGTCGGCTTCAACGTCCTTGTCGGCGGCGGGCTGTCCAGCGAACACGGCAACACCAAAACCTACCCCAACACCTCCTACGAATTCGGTTTCGTCCCCCTCGAATACACCCTCAACGCCGCCGAAGCCGTCGTCAGCACCCAGCGCGACTGGGGCAACCGCAGCGACCGCAAAGCCGCACGTACCCGCTATACCCTCCAGCGCGTCGGCGTCGAAGTGTTCAAAGAAGAAGTTGAACGGCGCATGGGCATCAAGTTCGAACCTATCCGCCCCTACGCCTTCACCCATCGCGGCGACCACATCGGCTGGGTTAAAGGACTCGAAGGCAACTGGCACCTGACCCTGTTTATCGAAAACGGCCGCCTGCTCGACTACCCCGGCAGACCGTTGAAAACCGGCGTGCGCGAAATCGCCAAAATCCACCCCGGCGACTTCCGCCTGACCGCCAACCAAAACCTCGTCGTCGCCAACGTCCCGCCCGAGCTGAAAGACACCATAGACAAAATCGCTAAAGAACACGGCTTAATCAGCAAATCCATCACCATCCAGCGCGAAAACTCCATGGCGTGCGTCGCCCTGCCAACCTGTCCGCTGGCGATGGCGGAAGCCGAACGCTTCCTGCCGTCGTTCTCCGACAAAATCGACGAAATGTTCGCCAAATACGGCTTGGAAGACGAATACATCGTTTTGCGTGTAACGGGTTGTCCCAACGGCTGCGGCCGCGCCATGCTCGCCGAAATCGGTTTGGTCGGCAAAGCCGTCGGCCGCTACAACCTCTACGCAGGCGGCAACCGCGAAGGCACACGCATCCCGCGTCTCTTTAAAGAAAACATTACCGAACCCGAAATCCTCGAAATCGTCGACGGCTGGGTCGGAAACTGGGCGCAAAACCGCCTCGACGACGAAGGCTTCGGCGACTTCGCCATCCGCACTGGTATTGTCAAACCTGTTCTCGATCCGCCACGCGATTTTTGGGTATGA
- a CDS encoding helix-turn-helix domain-containing protein, translating into MGKYTLHFKYQAVLHYLHIRSQQRTADHYGISRTHLRRWITAYQEGGIGALEHPQSKTMPQHRKNPFIADKPDQEKTQAELIEELCYMRAEVAYLKELKALSQKQTEKDKAKPSKH; encoded by the coding sequence ATGGGCAAATATACATTACACTTCAAATACCAAGCCGTACTCCACTACCTGCACATACGCAGCCAACAGCGTACCGCAGACCACTACGGCATCTCACGAACCCACCTGAGACGTTGGATAACCGCCTATCAAGAAGGCGGCATCGGCGCACTTGAACATCCCCAATCCAAAACCATGCCCCAACACCGCAAAAACCCCTTCATCGCCGACAAACCCGATCAAGAAAAAACGCAGGCAGAGCTTATTGAAGAGTTGTGCTATATGCGCGCAGAGGTCGCCTACCTAAAGGAGTTAAAAGCCCTCAGCCAAAAACAGACCGAAAAGGACAAAGCCAAACCGTCCAAACACTGA
- the purF gene encoding amidophosphoribosyltransferase, translated as MCGVLGLVSHEPVNQLLYDGLQMLQHRGQDAAGIVTAEGGTFHMHKGKGMVREVFRTRNMRDLVGNAGIAHVRYPTAGNAGSSAEAQPFYVSSPFGIVLAHNGNLTNTAELYENVCNKHLRHVNTSSDSEVLLNVFAHELRREVSKNANPHRLNIDNIFNAVAEVHRLVRGAYGVVAMIAGYGMLAFRDPYGIRPLVLGSQTDEAGRKSYAVASESVAFNALAYDLERDIQPGEAVFVGFDGTLIARQCSDRAKLSPCLFEYVYFARPDSVIDGVSVYQSRLDMGVSLAEKIKRELPVDDIDVVMPIPDTSRPSAMELAVHLKKPYREGLIKNRYIGRTFIMPGQATRKKSVRQKLSPMETEFEGKSVLLVDDSIVRGTTSREIVEMVRAAGARKVYIASAAPEVRYPNVYGIDMPTREELIANGRSAAEIAAEIGADGIVFQNLSDLETVVKALNPQIESFDSSCFNGIYQTGDIDQAYLDRLSAEKSGCGGLKIHPSRMEHSISISDTGDEE; from the coding sequence ATGTGCGGTGTATTAGGTTTGGTCAGCCATGAGCCGGTAAACCAGCTTCTGTACGACGGTTTGCAGATGTTGCAGCACAGGGGGCAGGATGCGGCGGGCATTGTAACGGCCGAGGGCGGCACGTTCCATATGCACAAAGGCAAAGGCATGGTGCGCGAAGTGTTCCGCACACGCAATATGCGCGATTTGGTCGGCAACGCGGGCATCGCCCACGTCCGTTATCCTACGGCGGGCAACGCGGGCAGCAGCGCGGAAGCCCAGCCTTTCTACGTCAGCTCGCCTTTCGGCATCGTGTTGGCACACAACGGCAACCTCACCAATACCGCCGAACTGTATGAAAACGTGTGCAACAAACACCTGCGCCACGTCAACACCAGCTCCGATTCCGAAGTCTTGCTCAACGTATTCGCGCACGAATTGCGCCGCGAAGTCTCTAAAAACGCCAATCCCCACCGGCTCAATATCGACAATATTTTCAACGCCGTTGCCGAAGTCCACCGCCTGGTGCGCGGCGCATACGGCGTGGTTGCCATGATTGCGGGCTACGGCATGCTCGCTTTCCGCGATCCTTACGGCATACGCCCGCTGGTGTTGGGTTCGCAAACCGACGAGGCAGGCAGAAAATCCTATGCCGTCGCCTCCGAATCCGTTGCCTTCAATGCGCTTGCCTACGATTTGGAACGCGATATCCAGCCGGGCGAAGCGGTATTCGTCGGCTTTGACGGCACACTGATTGCCCGTCAATGCAGCGACCGCGCCAAACTCAGCCCCTGCCTCTTCGAATACGTCTATTTTGCCCGTCCCGACTCCGTGATCGACGGCGTATCGGTTTACCAATCGCGTTTGGACATGGGCGTGTCCTTAGCGGAAAAAATCAAACGCGAGCTGCCCGTGGACGACATCGACGTCGTGATGCCCATTCCCGACACCAGCCGTCCCAGCGCGATGGAACTTGCCGTCCACCTCAAAAAGCCTTACCGCGAAGGTTTGATTAAAAACCGCTATATCGGCCGCACCTTTATCATGCCCGGTCAGGCGACGCGCAAAAAATCCGTGCGCCAAAAACTCAGCCCGATGGAAACCGAGTTTGAAGGAAAAAGCGTATTGCTGGTGGACGATTCCATCGTGCGCGGGACGACCAGCCGCGAAATCGTCGAAATGGTACGCGCAGCGGGCGCGCGCAAAGTCTATATCGCCTCCGCCGCTCCCGAAGTACGCTATCCCAATGTGTACGGCATCGACATGCCCACGCGCGAAGAATTGATTGCCAACGGGCGCAGCGCGGCGGAAATTGCCGCCGAAATCGGCGCGGACGGCATCGTTTTCCAAAATTTGAGCGATTTGGAAACCGTCGTCAAAGCACTCAATCCGCAAATCGAATCCTTCGATTCGTCCTGTTTCAACGGCATCTATCAAACCGGGGACATCGACCAAGCCTACCTCGACCGCCTGTCCGCCGAGAAATCCGGCTGCGGCGGCTTGAAAATCCACCCGAGCAGGATGGAACACAGCATCAGCATCAGCGATACGGGTGACGAAGAATAA